The genomic DNA ATACTTGCATGATTGATCTTCTTGGCAGAGTTGACCGCTTGGAAGAAGCGCAGGACTTAAGGAGAAACATGCCTTTTGAGCCAGGCGCTGCTTCGTAGGGAGCTCTGCTTGGTGCAAGCCGGATTCATGGCAATACTGAACTGGGCGAGAAGGCTGCTCAAATGTTTTTTAAGATGGGACCTCAGAACTCAGGAATGTATGTCCTCTTTTCAATCTATATGCAGCTTTGGGCAGACGGGTCTATGCTGATGAGATGAGATCAAAGATGAGGGATGTTGGTGTACAGAAAGTACCTGGATATAGTTGGTTTGAAGTACAAAACAAGATTCATACGTTCTCAGTTGGATTGTTCCTATCcagagaaagagagaatatAGGCTTCTTAGAAGAACTAGATCTAAAAATGAGGGAGAGGGGTATGTTTCTTCAATAAAATTGGTTCTGCATGACgtggaagaggaagagaaggaACGAACGCTCAAGTATCTCAGTGAGAATTTAGCTGCAGCTTTAGGAATTCTGACCATACCAGTTGGCAGACCAAACCGCGTCATGAAAAAACGTGTGTATGTGTGTGAAGACTGTCGTAGTGCCATCAAGCACATGTCCAAGATTGTTGGAAGGCTGATAACTTTAAGGGATTCTCACCGCTTCAACGAGAGCATTTGTTCTTGTGGGGAATATTGGTAAAATGGAGAGATCAAAGAATGGTAAGTTAATACTCTCTAGGCATATTATATTGTCATTGAATAAGTGCTGATAGCAGTGAGAGAGGAGCGCAGTTATATCCTCCCGGTTGATTATGGGATTAGCGTATGTGAATGTGGTGATTGGAAAATCTGAGTTACTAATTCAGACTACTTTACACTACTAACCAAGAGGAGGTATCATCTGATGAAGGTTTGAATTCGATTTATTTCTTTGAATTATATCAGAGAATGCAAATCACCAAAAAGATAGCATGAATCGCGTGTACTGTATCAAGAGTAAGCTGAACTATCAGACAGATAGAGAGATGACCTTCATAAAGTATCGGCAACTTGTTGAAGTACTTGGTACACAAGATAGATAATACAGAAACTGGGTGCAATAGCTGCTACTCACTGGTTGCACCCCttcataaagatttttttttttttttttgtatgtattAGGGCTCATTGCGATAATCCTGTTTTGTATTTTGCCCAAACAAAAATTAAGTCTGAAAAATCTTTTACCGCTCTACCATTTGTGTGGTATGATGGATGAACAATAAAAAATCTTGAGTGAATCATCAGGAAGACGTTCATGTTCTGCCCTTCTAATTCTCTCACAGCTCACGTggcataaaaaaattgatggctcagatttcactttaaaaaaattacactgtAGAGGATCATAAGGGGGTTTACACATGGTTCTTATTAGTGATTTTGCCAATACGAAAATTTACATGCTAGCAGGTGAATGGCTtctgttttgtttatttatcatGAGAAGGAAATGTCGTAACCGAGACTGTTCTTCCTTGTTTCATAATAATATCAGTAGTATGCATTGTGTTTCGGTACACACAAAAATATCTCCTAATTACAAAACCTACAGTAGTATtacaaaatgatattttgagaCAAGGAGTCCTCAAGTAACAAGTTAGCTTCTAGCACAAACAACTGGAAGGATTTCAATGTAAtgcttcaaaaataaataaaactagaaCTAAGCATGCATGGCAGCAATGTTATCTGTCAATTCATCTGCTGCGTCGTCATTGACCTCTATAACAGGCTCCTGCTAATACAAAAAGAATACCGTCAAAACAAACTGGACAGAAATGCATTTCATttagttaaatatttgaatgtaCCGGAGACGATTTGAAGATAAATGTCGATTTTGCAGAGATTCACAATTAAAATCAGACTTATCATCATAACAATAATAAACTGCATCTTTCctattaaaaattattcaaaataataGTGTAAAGTATAAAGTGTTGATTTGTAAGGTTTGTCAGGTTCCACTGTTGCTATGTACACAAATTCTTGATAGCTAATATGTAAGACAATTGTAGAAaatctcaataaaataaaaagaatcttATATGACAgaacctatgaagcactgaTATTACATTGTCTTCGTCTATTGTATTGCATCGAACATTTTTTATACCGATGCTTTTGGATACTTCACCGATACTTATTTCTGAAGTACACAAGTCAACTTTTTAAGAAGTATTTAATTCTGGAATGGCTAGGTCACTTAGAGATGCAATTTAAGATCACTTGGACCCTTACATTTGAACAAGCGGTTCTTCAATTTCTCGGGATCAAGGCCAATATcaacaaaacaatattttttatccaaAGTCCATTTCAACATACAATTTTGTTCTCTGCCTAAGACTATTTATATGCATGACTTTTCCATCTACAGGTCGTTAAATAttagctttaaaaaaattgctgcatatttttcttcttttgcaaTTATGGCATAATTGTAAGTATCTTCAGTTTAGTGAGATTTTTATTCTAAAGTTCAAACATGCAGCATCCAACCGAAAGTATTGGTTTCATAGAGCAATGTCTAAAAAGCAAGTTCTTATTTTAAACTTATAGAACTGCAATTGTATATATTATGTTATATGGAATAATAATCATCGCTATATTGTATTTATATCCAGATACTCGAAACAAAATTGCAACCAATTTttggatattattattattatttcaccACCTCAACTAAGATCTGCCCACTTGATAAGATAGAGTTAACTACCTCTGGATCTTTACTTCCTTTCACATCTATACACTTTGAAGCACTAATGCTGGCACTCTTCAACAAGCTACGTGGACTGTAGTTTGGCTTTGCGAGTCCATTTTGAGCGCCTGAGTTTTCAGCATCTGTCACATTAGAACCTGGAGGGCTCTGAAGATCTGATCCAGTTGGCATTTCAATATCGTTGTTTTCATTGTTTTCATTCTTGGAAGTATGAACCCGCTCTCTGCAAAAAGTGAAATTGCAGTATTCAACGCATATGACTTCACACAATACCAGAGAAAAATGATTCGCTTTTGCAGGAATGTTGGCAATCTTATTTGGAACCGGTGGGAGTAATAATAACACATTAAACACATAAATCCCCAAAAGAAGACAAGAAGGCTGTTCTTCAAAATGTAGGCGAGCCAATGCAGTATTCAAATGCCTAATTTGGACCACAGAAATTTCTAGTGCTAAGGCTAGAAACTGCTCAGAGAATAAAATATTGACAAACACTTACCGAGGTAAGGATGCATGCTGTCTCTGCAGTGGTGAGATTCGTTCGCCTTTTTTGCCATAATGTTCCTCAAGATGTGCAAACTGTCGCTTGAATCGATCAACCCCACTATACAACAACATAGAATTACTAACAAATAACCAAAACatgtaaattttgaaattcaaaagagTCCACTTTAGAAGACATGCAAAACGCAGAAAATTAACCATCAATAATTTGATGAGTCAAAGGTTTACCTATTACAAGGAGGAGCATCAACAAAAGTTTTAGTGCTTTTAAAATCACAAACTTCCAAATTTAGTTcctacatatattttatttaattttacaaaaaatggGTGCCATCGGTCCCTACGGGGGCTAAAAAAATAGCCACTATAGAATATAGATAGAAAcagaaattgaataaaattcatGTAGAGACTAAAGACAGAAGGTTGTGATgatatagggactaaaaactaaTTTAAGCATTTATAATTGTGtagaaatttgcaaaaaaatcaatacaatcaacATTATCTCAATGCAACAACATTAAACTCATACAAGAGCTCCCgacaatttataaaaaatagatattgtGAAAACCATACAGTATAAGTTGGCTTAatatcttttatcttatttcagAAATGAAAGGCTATGCCCTGTGACGTATCAGACAGATATTGGACGCACATCTTCATTAATATATGTACACATCAAGCATTCAACAAACTACCAAGCATACAAGCACATTTACCTTGGATACATGAAGCTGGTTTGATCTCCACCACGAATATATTCCTCAAGCATCTGGGGATGATACTCCAAAATCTGTTTATTTAAACGTATAATTAACTATTACAATGTAAaggagaaaaaataatttgaagcaGGAGTGAGTGAAATGCATGGCCTTACCTCTCGATAAATCAACTCTCTGACATCATCTTTAGTCACTTTCCTTCTCTCGAACTCAAACTCAAGTTTTGAAATGGGGTGAGTGGATGGTTCACGATCAATATTCGACAAACCATGGAAATAAGGATCAGACAATGCCTGATATCACAagcataacaaaacaaattaaatttcctcttttttatttatcaatgaaCTTTCTCCTTTGGTAGGTAATCATATACGGGTTATAGAGACCAACCTCTTCGGCTGATGGACGATTTTTAGGATCAAATGCAAGTAAGCGCTCCAGTATACGAAGAGCCAAAGGATCTATATTTGGAAATTTCTGGGAGAATGGAACAGGTTGTTTTTTTCGCATGCTGTTAAGATACCTTCTAGCTTTCTCATTTCGAATCtgtaataaaattaagaatttatatatatatatatatatacaagaggATAGACAGAGAAGAGGTACTGAGGTAATAAAATGAAGCTTCAATagcatttattaaaataaaccataatTTGTTCCTTGAAAACATAATATAGGAAGAATTTGTTAGAAACACTAGAAATTCAGCATTAATCTCACTACACCATGACAGACAAGCATGACTGTTGATTTCAGAAAATTGCGGAGCAGATTTTAATAAACTAACCCTTGCAATGGACTCAGGAGGAGGAGTGCCAAGCAAATCAGTCATGATATCCAATTGATGCACCACATTTTTCCCAGGAAACAATGGCCTCCCAGTAAGCATTTCTGCAAATATGCATCCAATGCTCCAAATATCAATTCCAGGTGTATACTGCATAAGAAAGGGAATATAAATTACATACATATTTCAATACATCAAGTTCTTGTATCACACATACACAAACCAGGAAAGTATagcgtaaaaaaataaaaaataaaacttacttTTGAGAAAAAAGAACCACATAGTTCAGGTGCACGGTACCACCTAGTTGCAACATAGTCCTTGGTAAAAGTAGGTAAATTAAGTCAGCAAGCGGTTTAGAGAGGTAGCTAGATTGCAATTTGTAGGTTCCAACTGAAaatcttaaaaaggaaaaacataaTTGATTGATGAAATGGATGAACATAGTTGCATAACAGAGTACTTACGGTCCAGAAAATAGTGGATGGAGCATCATTAAATGAAACTCGAGCAAGTCCAAAATCACAAATCTTGAGTTTGCAATCAGCATTAGCaagaatattttttggtttcaaatCGCGGTGAAAAACATTGGCTGcaatgaaaaaaatgatgagTTAAATTATTGAATAGTGCTATGAATATCTGAAAAGGTTAGGATGGGGGGATACCTGTATGTATAAATTTAAGGCCTCGGAGAAGTTGATACAAGAAAAATTGGTGGTGCT from Medicago truncatula cultivar Jemalong A17 chromosome 8, MtrunA17r5.0-ANR, whole genome shotgun sequence includes the following:
- the LOC11406573 gene encoding mitogen-activated protein kinase 9 isoform X1 — its product is MGGGGTISEGIRRLFQRRSSTTSTSKQQQQQHQHSNDNNNNNNINIDLVVRDLRSQLAVIPTTNDLDHDHDHQQSLFNLNHIKVPTNTVFFPSSMDPNKKGPPETEFFTEYGEASQYQVQEIIGKGSYGVVCSAIDTHTGQKVAIKKINHVFEHVSDATRILREIKLLRLLRHPDIVEIRHIMLPPSRREFRDIYVVFELMESDLHQVIKANHDLTPQHHQFFLYQLLRGLKFIHTANVFHRDLKPKNILANADCKLKICDFGLARVSFNDAPSTIFWTDYVATRWYRAPELCGSFFSKYTPGIDIWSIGCIFAEMLTGRPLFPGKNVVHQLDIMTDLLGTPPPESIARIRNEKARRYLNSMRKKQPVPFSQKFPNIDPLALRILERLLAFDPKNRPSAEEALSDPYFHGLSNIDREPSTHPISKLEFEFERRKVTKDDVRELIYREILEYHPQMLEEYIRGGDQTSFMYPSGVDRFKRQFAHLEEHYGKKGERISPLQRQHASLPRERVHTSKNENNENNDIEMPTGSDLQSPPGSNVTDAENSGAQNGLAKPNYSPRSLLKSASISASKCIDVKGSKDPEQEPVIEVNDDAADELTDNIAAMHA
- the LOC11406573 gene encoding mitogen-activated protein kinase 9 isoform X2; this encodes MGGGGTISEGIRRLFQRRSSTTSTSKQQQQQHQHSNDNNNNNNINIDLVVRDLRSQLAVIPTTNDLDHDHDHQQSLFNLNHIKVPTNTVFFPSSMDPNKKGPPETEFFTEYGEASQYQVQEIIGKGSYGVVCSAIDTHTGQKVAIKKINHVFEHVSDATRILREIKLLRLLRHPDIVEIRHIMLPPSRREFRDIYVVFELMESDLHQVIKANHDLTPQHHQFFLYQLLRGLKFIHTANVFHRDLKPKNILANADCKLKICDFGLARVSFNDAPSTIFWTDYVATRWYRAPELCGSFFSKYTPGIDIWSIGCIFAEMLTGRPLFPGKNVVHQLDIMTDLLGTPPPESIARIRNEKARRYLNSMRKKQPVPFSQKFPNIDPLALRILERLLAFDPKNRPSAEEALSDPYFHGLSNIDREPSTHPISKLEFEFERRKVTKDDVRELIYREILEYHPQMLEEYIRGGDQTSFMYPSGVDRFKRQFAHLEEHYGKKGERISPLQRQHASLPRERVHTSKNENNENNDIEMPTGSDLQSPPGSNVTDAENSGAQNGLAKPNYSPRSLLKSASISASKCIDVKGSKDPEEPVIEVNDDAADELTDNIAAMHA